The nucleotide window TCGGCGACGAGGAGCTACGCCTGCTGAAGTCGAACGGGGTGATCTGATTGATGGCCGAAGACCGGGTGCTGAGGGTGCGCGCACTCCTCGACACCGTGCGGGCCGAGGGCCGAAGCGCGCTGACCGCTCCCGAGGGCAAGGTGATCGCCGACGCGTACGGGATCGCCGTACCCGGTGAGGAGTTGGCGCGGGACGTCGACGAGGCCGTGGCGTTCGCGGCGCGGTTCGGCGGGCCGGTGGTGATGAAGATCGTCTCGCCGGACATCCTGCACAAGACCGACGCGGGCGGGGTGATCGTCGGGGTGGAGGGCGCGGCCGACGTACGGGCCGCGTTCCACCAGATCGTCGACAACGCGCGCGCGTACGCGCCTGATGCCCGGATAGACGGCGTCCAGGTGCAGGAGTTGCTGCCGAAGGGGCAGGAGGTCATCGTCGGCGCGGTGACGGACCCGACGTTCGGGAAGGTCGTCGCCTTCGGCCTCGGCGGGGTGCTGGTGGAGGTCCTCAAGGACGTGACGTTCCGGCTCGCGCCGGTCGACGCGGACGAGGCGCTCTCCATGCTGGACTCGATCCGCGCGGCGGAAATCCTGCACGGGGTGCGCGGCGCCGCGGCCGTGGACCGGTGGGCGATCGCCGAGCAGATCCGCCGGGTCTCCGAACTCGTCGCGGACTTCCCGGAGATCGCGGAGGTGGACCTCAACCCGGTGATCGCCACTCCGGAGGGCGCGGTCGCGGCGGACATCCGGGTGATCCTCGCGGAGTCGGTGCCGAAGCCACGGCGCACATACACGCGCGAGGAGATCCTCACCTCCATGCGCCGCCTGATGCAGCCCTCCTCGGTGGCCGTGATCGGGGCCTCCAACGAGCAGGGCAAGATCGGCAACTCGGTGATGCGGAACCTCATCGACGGCGGTTTCGCGGGCGAGATCCATCCGGTGAACCCCAAGGCCGATGACATTCTGGGCCGCAAGGCGTACAAGAGTGTCACGGACGTTCCCGGAGAGGTGGATGTGGCGGTCTTCGCGATCCCCGCGAAGTTCGTGGCAGCGGCGCTGGAGGAGGTGGGTCGCAAGGGCATCCCCAACGCCGTACTGATCCCGTCGGGGTTCGCGGAGACCGGGGAGCACGCGCTCCAGGAAGAGATCGTGGCGATCGCCGAGCGGCACGGCATCCGGCTGCTCGGGCCTAACATCTACGGCTACTACTCGACGTGGCAGGACCTGTGCGCCACGTTCTGCACGCCGTACGACGTGAAGGGCGGTGTCGCGCTGACCTCGCAGTCCGGCGGCATCGGCATGGCCGTCCTGGGCTTCGCACGCACCACGAAGACGGGTGTGTCGGCGATCGTCGGGCTCGGCAACAAGTCGGACCTGGACGAGGACGACCTGCTGACCTGGTTCGGCGAGGACCCGCACACCGAGTGCATCGCGATGCACCTGGAGGACCTCAAGGACGGGCGTGCCTTCGTGGAGGCGGCCCGGGCGACCGTCCCGAAGAAGCCGGTCGTGGTCCTCAAGGCGGGCCGTACTGCGGCCGGGGCGAAGGCGGCGGGCTCGCACACGGGTGCGCTGGCGGGCGACGACGCCGTGTACGACGACATCCTGAAGCAGGCCGGTGTCATCAGGGCGCCCGGGCTGAACGAAATGCTGGAATACGCGCGCGCGTTGCCGGTGCTTCCGGCTCCGCAGGGCGACAACGTCGTGATCATCACCGGGGCCGGCGGCAGTGGCGTACTGCTGTCGGACGCGGTGACGGACAACGGGCTGTCCCTGATGGAGATCCCGGCGGACCTGGACGCGTCCTTCAGGAGGTTCATCCCACCCTTCGGGGCCGCGGGCAACCCGGTGGACATCACCGGGGGCGAGCCGCCGTCGACGTACGAGGCGACGATCCGGCTGGGGCTCGAGGACCCGCGGATCCACGCGCTCGTGCTGGGCTACTGGCACACGATCGTCACGCCTCCCATGGTGTTCGCCGAGCTCACCGCGCGCGTGGTGGCCGAGTTCCGGGAGCGCGGCATCGAGAAGCCCGTGGTGGCGTCTCTCGCGGGCGATGTCGAGGTCGAGGAGGCCTGTCAGTACCTCTTCGAGCGGGGGGTCGTGGCGTACCCGTACACGACCGAGAAGCCGGTGGCCGTGCTGGGCGCCAAGTATCGGTGGGCTCGGGCGGCAGCAAAGCTGCGGGCCGAAGACCCTCCGGTAGGGCGGTGGCGGGAGACGGGCGGGATGTTGGGGGGCGGTTCATGAGGTGACCGAGTGCGGGGGTGGGCCGACGGTGCGCGTCGGCCCGCCCCGGGACCCGTGCGCACACGAAAGGCATTGGACAGGGGGCGCTGGCCAGAGCTTTCGACGCAAGGGGTGCTTCGCGACATGACAACCACCGACCTCACGACGTCCGTCCCCTACAGGGAGGTGACGGACCGCAACGGCCGCCTGTACCGGATCGGGGAGACCGACCGGGACATCATGGGGCGACCCCGCTGGACCATGGTGCTCTTCCCCTGGATGGGGATGCTGGGCATCAGTTCCTCGGAGTACGCGTTCACATCCGCCGAGGACACGCTGCACGAGGCCCACCTGTGGAACAGTGGGCACATCTTCTGGCTGATGGGTGTCTGGGTGTTCTTCCAGGCCGCCGTCGCCTTCCCGGCCGGGCAGCTGCGCGAGAGCGGGAAGCTGCCCGCGCGGTACGCGATGATGCTCGGCGCGGTCGGCACCGTCTGCGGCTATCTGTCGCTCGCGTTCGCGCCGCATGTGATCGTGGCCTACATCGGCTTCGGCATGTTCAGCGGCATCGGTGCCGGTCTCGTCTACGCGACCTGCGTGAACATGGTCGGCAAGTGGTATCCGGAACGCAAGGGCGGCAAGACCGGCATGGTCAACGGCGGTTTCGCCTACGGCTCGGTGCCCTTCGTGTTCCTGTTCACCTCGTACATGGATCTGAGCAACTACCAGGGCGTGCTGGTGATGGTGGGCCTCATCTGCTGCTCGGTCGTGGCGTTCGCGGGCTGGTTCTTCAAGGACCCGCCGAAGAACTGGTGGCCGCCGCACGTCGACCCGTTGAGGGTCACCGACGACCCGAAGATCCGGCGGGCCCTGGAGAAGAACCCCCCGGCGATGAAGCAGTACACACCCAGGGAGGCCGCTCGTACGCCCGTCCTGTGGATGATGTGGTTCTGTCTGCTGTGCACGGCCGGGATCAACATCTTCGGCATCGCCTTCCAGGTGCCGTTCGGCAAGGACATGGGCTTCGCCGGGGGGATCGTCGCCACGGCGATGTCCCTGAAGGCCATCGTCAACGGCACGGGCCGCGGTGTCATCGGCTGGATCTCGGACAGGTTCGGGCGCCGCAACACGCTGATCATCGTGTGTCTCGTGCTGGGCACCGCCCAGTTCGGTGTGCTGGTCTCCGGCCAGATGGGCAGTATGCCGTTCTTCCTGTTCTGCTCCATGGTCTCCGGCTTCGGCGGCGGCGCGATCTTCCCGTTGTTCGCGGCGATGACGGCGGACTACTTCGGAGAGAACAACAACGCCTCCAACTACGGCATGGTCTACAGCTCGAAGCTCATCTCGGGTCTTGTGGGCGCAGGGGTGGGCAAGGTCGTGGTGAGCGCGTGGGACTACGAGGGCGCGTTCGTCCTGGCCGGGTGCATCGGTCTGGGGTCGGCGGTGCTCGCGCTGTTCCTGAAATCGCCGAACAAGCCGAGTGCGCGGCGGGTGGTCGCCAACCCGCAGCCGCTGGGTGAGGAAATGGCCTGACGCTCTCGCACACGGCAGCAGGCGGCCGCCCTGTGGTCTCGCACCACGGGGAGGCCGCCTGCTGCCAGGTCCGCGTGTGGGGTCAGCACTTCTCCCGCAGGGAGTGCAGGTGCTCGCTGGAGCGGCGGGCGAAGGTGAAGGACTCGGTGGGGTTGTCGTGTTCGGCCTGCCAGTGGTGGGCGAGGCGGTGGCCCCTGAGGCTCGTCACGGCGGAGATGAACTTCTTGTAGTCGATGTCCCCGTCGCCGACGTCCACCATGCGGTAGCCGTACGGGTTCGACGGATCGCTCTCGCCGTCCTTCACATGGAAGAGCGGGTAGCGGTCCGGGCGCCTGAGGACGTAGTCGAGGGGCTCGAACGGCGCAGATGTGCCGTCGGGCCGCTTCGAGAAGCGGAACTGGGCGACGTACGCCCAGAAGATGTCCATCTCCAGGTAGACGAGGTTCGGGTCGGTCTCGCGGAGCAGCACGTCGTAGAGGCGGACCCTGGGGTTGTCGGTGGCGAAGGAGAACTCCTCGGAGTGGTTGTGCTGGTAGAACTTCATGCCGCGTGCCCTGGCCGCCGCGCCGTAGGTGTTGAACTCCTCGGCGGCCCGTTTCATCGCGTCGACGGTGGTGCCGTAGCGGAAGGGTCCGGCTGCGGTGCCGATGTGCTTGAGGCCGAGAGCCTGGGCGTCGTCGAGGACCTTGGTGAGGTTCTGCGCGAAGGTGTACGCGTTCGGGTCGGCGGCGTAGTAGCCGACGTGGCTGCCTATCGGGGTGAGGCCGTGGTTGCGGGCCAGGCGCTTGAGCTGGGCGAGGCTGATGGGGCCCGCTGATCCCTGGGTGTAGCCGGCGAACTCGACCTCGTCGTAGCCGTACTTCTCCAGCTCGGCGAAGACGGGCGCGAAGCCGAGGGTGGAGACCTTGTCGCGGAGGCTGTAGAGCTGGATGCCGAGTCGGCCGGGCGGGAGGACGGGGCGGCCCCGGCCGGCGGTCGAGGTCCCGGCGGCGGTGGCTGTGGCGGTGGCGGCCTGTGCGGTGCCGGTGGCTGTACCGAGCAGTGCGGCGGCGGTGGCGCCCGCGGCCACGCCGAGCATGCCTCTTCTGCTGAGGCGGTGGGTGAGTTCGGGATCCGTGCGGTCGATGCGGCTCATGCCTGGAACTCCTCGGGATCGAAGGGCGTTGTCAGTGTCGAGTGCTTCACTTGTGACCAGTCGGAACAGACAGGTCGGGTGGGACCGGCGGGCCATGCGTGCCCGACGGCTCCGGTCGGTCGAGACCGGCCAGTTGGAGCAGTAGTGCTTTCACATCGGTGGCCGCGAGGCGGTCGCCGACAGCGCGGGGGGTGGAGCAGATGATGAGCGGACCGTCGTCGTCGCTCATGGGCAGGCGGCCGTGGCTGCCGCGAATAGGCGCGGGGTCCAGAGGCACGACCGCCATGCGGTAGCGCATGCCGAGTTTCTTGCGGGCCAGTGCCGTGGCCGCCTTGAGTTTCACGTACGGATCGAGCGGGTCCATGAACAGCTCGACCGGGTCGTAGCCGGGTTTGCGGTGGATCTCGACGAGTCGCGCGAAGTCGGGCGCGCGGGCGTCGTCGAGCCAGTAGTAGTACGTGAACCAGGCGTCCGGCTCCGCGACGGCGACGAGTTCGCCGGAGCGCGGATGGTCGAGATGGTGGGCCTTCTTGCCCTCGCCGTCGAGGAGTTGCTCGATGCCGGGGAGGTCCGTGAGCGCCGCCCTGGTCGCTTCCAGGTCCTCCGGCCTGCGTACGTAGACATGGGCGATCTGGTGGTCGGCGACCGCGAAGGCCTGTGAGGCCATCGGGTCGAGGTACTCCATGCCGTCCTGCGTGTGCACTTCGAGCAGGCCGGCGCGGCGCAGGGCGCGGTTGATGTCGACGGGTCGGTTCACCCGGGTGATGCCGTACTCGGAGAGTGCGACGACGGTACGGCCCTCGGCGCGGGCGTCGTCGAGCAGCGGGGCGAGCGCGGCGTCCAGATCGGTGGCCGCCTTCAGGGAGCGCGGGTCGTCGGGGCCGTGGCGCTGCAGGTCGTAGTCGAGGTGAGGGAGGTAGCACAGGGCCAGGTCGGGGTGGCGGGTGCGGATGATGTGGCGGGTCGCGTCGATGATCCAGCGGCTGGAGACGAGGTCGGCGCCCGGCCCCCAGAAGTGGAAGAGGGGGAACGTGCCTAGTTTCGCGGTGAGTTCGTCGTGCAGGGCCGGGGGCCGGGTGTAGCAGTCGGGTTCCTTGCGGCCGTCGGAGTAGTAGATCGGGCGGGGGGTGACGGTGATGTCGGTGTCGGCGCCCATGGCGTACCACCAGCAGATATTGGCGACCGTGTAGCCGGGGTGGGCGCGGCGGGCGGCGTCCCACAGTTCGTCTCCGGCGACGAGGCCGTTGTGCTGGCGCCACAGCAGTACGTCGCCGAGTTCGCGGAAGTACCAGCCGTTGCCGACGATGCCGTGCTCGGCGGGGAGCGCGCCGGTGAGGAAGGTGGACTGTGCGGCGCAGGTGACGGCGGGCAGGACGGTGCCGAGAGCGGCGAGGGAGCCGGACTGGCCGAGGGCCTTGAGGTGGGGCATGTGGTCGAGGAGACGGGGGGTGAGGCCGACGACGTCCAGGACGAGGAGGGGGGTGGGCCCTGCTGGGGCTTGGCCGGTCATGACAGGTGCCTGCTGGCCGGGGTGTCGGCCGGTCGGGGCGAGGCGGCTGTGTGCCGGGGCGTGGAGGCTCGTTGTCGGGTCATGGTCATGGCAGTTCCTTGAGGCCGAGGTGCGTCAGCAGGTCGCGGGCGAGGGTGAGTTCGGCGGCGATGCCGTCGGCGAGCTGGGTGCGGCCGCGGGGGCGCAGTGCGGGTGGGAGGGCCTGCCAGGTGTAGGTCTCGACCTCCAGATGGCGGGTGAGCGGGTGGGCGCCGCCGACAAGGTGGGTCAGGGCGTCCTTCAGTACGGGGAGCGTGGAGGTGAGGGGCGCGGCGGGGGCCGCGTG belongs to Streptomyces graminofaciens and includes:
- a CDS encoding sugar phosphate isomerase/epimerase family protein — translated: MSRIDRTDPELTHRLSRRGMLGVAAGATAAALLGTATGTAQAATATATAAGTSTAGRGRPVLPPGRLGIQLYSLRDKVSTLGFAPVFAELEKYGYDEVEFAGYTQGSAGPISLAQLKRLARNHGLTPIGSHVGYYAADPNAYTFAQNLTKVLDDAQALGLKHIGTAAGPFRYGTTVDAMKRAAEEFNTYGAAARARGMKFYQHNHSEEFSFATDNPRVRLYDVLLRETDPNLVYLEMDIFWAYVAQFRFSKRPDGTSAPFEPLDYVLRRPDRYPLFHVKDGESDPSNPYGYRMVDVGDGDIDYKKFISAVTSLRGHRLAHHWQAEHDNPTESFTFARRSSEHLHSLREKC
- a CDS encoding OFA family MFS transporter; protein product: MTTTDLTTSVPYREVTDRNGRLYRIGETDRDIMGRPRWTMVLFPWMGMLGISSSEYAFTSAEDTLHEAHLWNSGHIFWLMGVWVFFQAAVAFPAGQLRESGKLPARYAMMLGAVGTVCGYLSLAFAPHVIVAYIGFGMFSGIGAGLVYATCVNMVGKWYPERKGGKTGMVNGGFAYGSVPFVFLFTSYMDLSNYQGVLVMVGLICCSVVAFAGWFFKDPPKNWWPPHVDPLRVTDDPKIRRALEKNPPAMKQYTPREAARTPVLWMMWFCLLCTAGINIFGIAFQVPFGKDMGFAGGIVATAMSLKAIVNGTGRGVIGWISDRFGRRNTLIIVCLVLGTAQFGVLVSGQMGSMPFFLFCSMVSGFGGGAIFPLFAAMTADYFGENNNASNYGMVYSSKLISGLVGAGVGKVVVSAWDYEGAFVLAGCIGLGSAVLALFLKSPNKPSARRVVANPQPLGEEMA
- a CDS encoding acetate--CoA ligase family protein, whose translation is MAEDRVLRVRALLDTVRAEGRSALTAPEGKVIADAYGIAVPGEELARDVDEAVAFAARFGGPVVMKIVSPDILHKTDAGGVIVGVEGAADVRAAFHQIVDNARAYAPDARIDGVQVQELLPKGQEVIVGAVTDPTFGKVVAFGLGGVLVEVLKDVTFRLAPVDADEALSMLDSIRAAEILHGVRGAAAVDRWAIAEQIRRVSELVADFPEIAEVDLNPVIATPEGAVAADIRVILAESVPKPRRTYTREEILTSMRRLMQPSSVAVIGASNEQGKIGNSVMRNLIDGGFAGEIHPVNPKADDILGRKAYKSVTDVPGEVDVAVFAIPAKFVAAALEEVGRKGIPNAVLIPSGFAETGEHALQEEIVAIAERHGIRLLGPNIYGYYSTWQDLCATFCTPYDVKGGVALTSQSGGIGMAVLGFARTTKTGVSAIVGLGNKSDLDEDDLLTWFGEDPHTECIAMHLEDLKDGRAFVEAARATVPKKPVVVLKAGRTAAGAKAAGSHTGALAGDDAVYDDILKQAGVIRAPGLNEMLEYARALPVLPAPQGDNVVIITGAGGSGVLLSDAVTDNGLSLMEIPADLDASFRRFIPPFGAAGNPVDITGGEPPSTYEATIRLGLEDPRIHALVLGYWHTIVTPPMVFAELTARVVAEFRERGIEKPVVASLAGDVEVEEACQYLFERGVVAYPYTTEKPVAVLGAKYRWARAAAKLRAEDPPVGRWRETGGMLGGGS